One window of Cryobacterium arcticum genomic DNA carries:
- the pepN gene encoding aminopeptidase N, whose protein sequence is MPGENLTRIEAQERKALVSVTSYDVTLDLTTGPTTFASTTTVAFSAVAGSSTFIDAITESVHSVTLNGAELDPAVVSDGIRIQLDGLAAENVLTVVADAAYTNTGEGLHRFVDPVDDEVYLYSQFEVPDSRRVFAVFEQPDLKATFSFTVTAPGAWEVISNSATPEPTDAGNGNKTWAFEPTHTMSSYITALVAGPYAVVRSELTSSDGRIIPLGLFSRKSLFEYLDADYIFEKTRQGFAYFEEKFDFPYPFDKYDQMFVPEFNAGAMENAGAVTFTETYVFRSKVTDAIKERRVVTILHELAHMWFGDLVTMKWWNDLWLNESFAEWASTIATAEATEWTEAWTTFAAMEKSWAYRQDQLPSTHPVVATITDLEDVQVNFDGITYAKGGSVLKQLVAWVGIDAFFTGVASYFKKHAWGNTELTDLLVELEAASGRDLSGWAALWLETAGVNTLRPQIEVDDAGVITAFAVLQTATEDYPTIRPHRLAIGFYDLVDGALVRTHRVELDVDGVQTDVPELVGRTRADLILLNDDDLAYAKVRLDPASHAVALEHLAAIESPLARSLVWGSVWDATRDAETSPRDFVRLVLGNVATETESTTLRTVLGQVSLAAQYYVAPEHRDATVIAVGDALWTLAQGAEAGSDAQFQFVKFFASVAETPAQLAAIAGLRTGSFALPGLTIDTDLSWELLAALVAGGEAGEEEIAAALAADNTATGAQSAANARAAIPTLDAKQAAWSSLIDVDTAPNTIVRVTAAGFLRAHDTSLLEPFVAQYFDVLQTVWAERSYSIAEKLITGLYPSPLSNQALVDATRAWLDANPEPAALRRLVVENLAGVERSLRVQARDKE, encoded by the coding sequence TTGCCCGGAGAAAACCTCACCAGGATCGAAGCCCAGGAGCGCAAGGCGCTCGTCAGCGTGACCAGCTATGACGTCACCCTTGACCTGACGACGGGTCCGACGACCTTCGCCAGCACCACCACCGTCGCCTTCAGCGCCGTGGCCGGCAGCTCGACCTTCATCGACGCGATCACCGAAAGCGTGCACAGCGTCACCCTCAACGGTGCCGAGCTCGACCCGGCCGTCGTCAGCGACGGCATCCGGATTCAGCTCGACGGTCTCGCGGCCGAAAACGTGCTCACCGTCGTCGCCGACGCCGCGTACACGAACACCGGCGAGGGACTGCACCGCTTCGTCGACCCCGTCGACGACGAGGTGTACCTGTACAGCCAGTTCGAGGTGCCCGACTCCCGCCGCGTCTTCGCGGTCTTCGAGCAGCCCGACCTCAAGGCCACGTTCAGCTTCACGGTCACCGCGCCCGGCGCCTGGGAGGTCATTTCCAACTCGGCCACGCCCGAGCCCACGGATGCCGGCAACGGCAACAAGACCTGGGCGTTCGAGCCCACCCACACCATGTCCAGCTACATCACCGCGCTCGTCGCCGGCCCGTACGCCGTGGTGCGCAGCGAGCTCACCTCCAGCGACGGCCGGATCATCCCGCTGGGCCTGTTCAGCCGCAAGAGCCTGTTCGAGTACCTCGACGCCGACTACATCTTCGAGAAGACCCGCCAGGGCTTCGCGTACTTCGAGGAGAAGTTCGACTTCCCGTACCCGTTCGACAAGTATGACCAGATGTTCGTGCCGGAGTTCAACGCCGGCGCGATGGAGAACGCCGGCGCGGTCACCTTCACCGAGACCTACGTGTTCCGCTCCAAGGTCACCGACGCGATCAAGGAACGCCGCGTCGTGACGATCCTGCACGAGCTGGCACACATGTGGTTCGGCGACCTGGTCACCATGAAGTGGTGGAACGACCTGTGGCTGAACGAGTCGTTCGCCGAGTGGGCGTCGACCATCGCCACCGCCGAGGCCACCGAGTGGACCGAGGCGTGGACCACCTTCGCCGCGATGGAGAAGAGCTGGGCGTACCGCCAGGACCAGCTGCCCTCGACGCACCCGGTCGTGGCCACCATCACCGACCTCGAAGACGTGCAGGTGAACTTCGACGGCATCACCTACGCCAAGGGCGGCTCGGTGCTCAAGCAGCTCGTCGCCTGGGTGGGCATCGACGCGTTCTTCACCGGCGTCGCCTCCTACTTCAAGAAGCACGCCTGGGGCAACACCGAGCTCACCGACCTGCTCGTCGAGCTCGAGGCCGCCAGCGGCCGCGACCTCTCCGGCTGGGCCGCCCTGTGGCTCGAGACCGCGGGCGTCAACACCCTTCGCCCGCAGATCGAGGTCGACGACGCGGGAGTCATCACCGCGTTCGCCGTGCTGCAGACCGCCACCGAGGACTACCCCACCATCCGCCCGCACCGCCTCGCGATCGGGTTCTACGACCTCGTCGACGGTGCCCTTGTCCGTACCCACCGTGTCGAGCTCGACGTCGACGGCGTGCAGACGGATGTCCCGGAGCTCGTCGGCCGCACCCGCGCCGACCTGATCCTGCTCAACGACGACGACCTCGCCTACGCCAAGGTCCGGCTCGACCCGGCCTCGCACGCCGTGGCCCTCGAGCACCTCGCCGCGATCGAAAGCCCCCTGGCCCGCTCGCTGGTCTGGGGTTCCGTCTGGGACGCGACCCGCGACGCGGAGACCTCGCCGCGCGACTTCGTGCGTCTGGTACTGGGCAACGTCGCCACCGAAACCGAGTCGACGACGCTGCGCACCGTGCTGGGCCAGGTGTCGCTCGCCGCGCAGTACTACGTGGCCCCCGAGCACCGGGACGCCACCGTCATCGCCGTCGGCGATGCTCTCTGGACCTTGGCCCAGGGCGCGGAGGCCGGCAGCGACGCGCAGTTCCAGTTCGTCAAGTTCTTCGCCTCCGTCGCCGAGACGCCGGCCCAGCTGGCCGCGATCGCGGGCCTTCGCACGGGTTCCTTCGCCCTGCCCGGCCTCACCATCGACACCGATCTGAGCTGGGAGCTGCTCGCCGCCCTGGTGGCCGGCGGAGAAGCCGGGGAAGAAGAGATCGCCGCCGCTCTGGCCGCGGACAACACCGCCACCGGCGCCCAGTCGGCCGCGAACGCGCGTGCCGCGATCCCCACGCTCGACGCGAAGCAGGCCGCCTGGTCGTCGCTCATCGACGTGGACACCGCACCGAACACCATCGTGCGGGTCACCGCCGCCGGGTTCCTGCGCGCCCACGACACGAGCCTGCTCGAGCCGTTCGTCGCCCAGTACTTCGACGTTCTGCAGACGGTCTGGGCCGAGCGGAGCTACTCCATCGCGGAGAAGCTCATCACGGGCCTCTACCCGTCGCCGCTGTCGAACCAGGCACTGGTGGACGCGACCCGCGCCTGGCTCGACGCCAACCCGGAGCCGGCCGCCCTGCGCCGTCTCGTGGTGGAGAACCTCGCCGGAGTGGAGCGCTCCCTGCGCGTTCAGGCACGCGACAAGGAGTAA
- a CDS encoding mechanosensitive ion channel domain-containing protein, giving the protein MIWNWDIVQIAAIVVFSLIARWILLFVIRRVVTQIVSGVKKTQNVDDTQSLNVSPLSAVRTVQRTRTLGSVLTNIVNVLVVIVAILLCVNAIDTTILSSFALLTAALGAGLGFGAQNIVKDVLNGLFMVMEDQLGVGDVVDLGPATGVVEAVGIRITQVRDVNGTLWFVRNGEILRVGNMSQGWARVIIDLAVPYKTDVDAVQAEMLRVAVEMATNSKWRSRVIEKPEVWGIESIAEDAIVIRIVIKTRTSAKDDVARELRLRLKKALDAMGVELPSLSSIVLTGFEGAASVQGARPPRTTPLPVIAPPAKKAPRKTRAQKAAEALEAANATVAAPAPAAERPAAPRATKSPAAPTAPPSAAGDTSTQSPAGPGATVRPTRIPSIARNQAPRAPRTVHLPIQDGSPAFSDAPTDPTAEVPTAPDPAATTKPAAKQAKPRTRPIDKHDQARPDQPTARDGDSDD; this is encoded by the coding sequence ATGATCTGGAACTGGGACATCGTTCAGATCGCGGCCATCGTCGTCTTCTCGCTGATCGCGCGCTGGATTCTTCTCTTTGTGATCCGGCGCGTCGTGACGCAGATCGTGTCCGGGGTCAAGAAGACCCAGAATGTCGATGACACGCAGTCTCTGAACGTCTCCCCGCTCTCGGCGGTGCGCACGGTGCAGCGCACCCGCACGCTCGGCTCGGTCCTCACCAATATCGTCAACGTTCTCGTCGTGATCGTGGCGATCCTGCTCTGCGTGAACGCGATCGACACCACCATCCTCAGTTCGTTCGCGCTCCTCACGGCTGCCCTCGGCGCCGGTCTCGGTTTCGGCGCCCAGAACATCGTCAAGGACGTGCTCAACGGCCTCTTCATGGTGATGGAAGACCAGCTCGGAGTGGGCGACGTCGTCGACCTCGGTCCCGCCACCGGAGTCGTCGAAGCCGTCGGCATCCGCATCACGCAGGTGCGCGACGTCAACGGCACCCTCTGGTTCGTTCGCAACGGCGAGATCCTGCGGGTCGGCAACATGTCGCAGGGCTGGGCGCGTGTGATCATCGACCTCGCCGTGCCGTACAAAACCGACGTTGATGCCGTGCAGGCCGAGATGCTCCGCGTGGCCGTGGAGATGGCCACCAACTCGAAGTGGCGCTCCCGCGTGATCGAGAAGCCCGAGGTCTGGGGCATCGAATCGATCGCGGAGGATGCCATCGTCATCCGGATCGTGATCAAGACCCGCACCTCGGCCAAGGACGACGTGGCGCGCGAGCTGCGCCTCCGGCTCAAGAAGGCGCTCGACGCCATGGGCGTGGAGCTTCCCTCGCTCTCCAGCATCGTGCTCACGGGCTTCGAGGGTGCCGCGAGTGTGCAGGGCGCCCGCCCGCCGCGCACCACCCCGCTGCCGGTTATCGCCCCTCCGGCGAAGAAGGCTCCCCGCAAGACCCGGGCGCAGAAGGCCGCCGAGGCCCTCGAGGCAGCGAACGCGACCGTTGCGGCTCCGGCCCCGGCCGCGGAACGCCCGGCCGCTCCACGCGCCACCAAGTCACCAGCAGCGCCGACTGCCCCACCCTCGGCCGCCGGCGACACGAGCACGCAGTCCCCGGCCGGGCCGGGCGCGACCGTCCGTCCCACCCGCATCCCGTCCATCGCCCGCAATCAGGCACCACGGGCACCCCGCACCGTGCACCTGCCGATTCAGGACGGCTCCCCCGCGTTCTCGGACGCTCCCACCGACCCGACCGCCGAAGTGCCCACCGCACCGGATCCCGCCGCGACCACGAAGCCGGCCGCCAAGCAGGCCAAACCCCGCACCCGGCCGATCGACAAGCACGACCAGGCGCGCCCCGACCAGCCCACAGCACGCGATGGAGACTCCGATGACTGA
- a CDS encoding globin, producing MTDPRPTEPAGAAASATPGPVLIPATGPSGVHLRSGENGASLGPSFYQEVGGRPFFEKLVTEFYRGVAGDPVLKPMYPEEDLGPAAERLTGFLEQYWGGPGTYSEQRGHPRLRQRHQPFKVNPDARDRWLLHMKAAVDSCDLPPLQRATLWDYLERAAHAMVNTFDD from the coding sequence ATGACTGACCCGCGACCCACCGAGCCGGCCGGCGCCGCCGCATCCGCCACCCCGGGGCCGGTGTTGATCCCCGCCACTGGGCCCTCCGGCGTTCACCTGCGCTCGGGTGAGAACGGTGCGTCGCTCGGCCCGTCGTTCTACCAGGAGGTCGGCGGGCGGCCGTTCTTCGAGAAACTCGTCACCGAGTTCTACCGCGGTGTGGCCGGTGACCCGGTGCTCAAGCCCATGTATCCGGAGGAGGACCTCGGCCCGGCCGCCGAGCGCCTCACCGGGTTCCTGGAGCAGTACTGGGGCGGCCCCGGCACCTACAGCGAACAACGCGGCCACCCCCGACTCCGGCAGCGGCACCAGCCGTTCAAGGTCAATCCGGATGCCCGGGACCGCTGGCTGTTGCACATGAAGGCCGCCGTCGACTCCTGCGACCTGCCGCCGCTGCAGCGCGCCACGCTCTGGGACTACCTGGAGCGCGCGGCGCACGCTATGGTCAACACCTTCGACGACTAA
- a CDS encoding FAD-binding dehydrogenase, which yields MSPSRPGLPAQDAASADVIVVGAGLAGLVATAELVDAGKRVLLVDQEPAASLGGQAWWSFGGLFLVDSPEQRRMGVKDSLELARQDWFASAGFDRTEDYWPTRWAEAYLNFAAGEKRAWLRERGVSFFPVVGWAERGGYTALQHGNSVPRFHIVWGTGPAILEPFITRVRDGVRAGLVTALHRHQVDELLVDGVDAGGTGTVVGVRGSVLAPSTAARGEASNRDVIGEFELRASAVIVTSGGIGGNHDLVRAQWPARLGTAPTNLLSGVPAHVDGRMLAISETAGARLINGDRMWHYTEGIVNWDPVWARHGIRILPGPSSLWLDATGKRLPAPLFPGFDTLGTLEHLMTTGYQHSWFILTQKIIEKEFALSGSEQNPDLTGKDLRLLAKRVAPGAPGPVEAFKSKGEDFVVADTLHDLIAGMQKRSPEVRIDAARVEREVLARDRALDNDFGKDAQINAIRQARHYRGDRLIRVASPHKLLDRSNGPLIAVKLHLLTRKSLGGIETDLSARALSADGQPVPGLYAAGEASGFGGGGVHGYRSLEGTFLGGCLFSGRTAGRAVAAAL from the coding sequence ATGAGCCCCTCTCGTCCCGGCCTGCCCGCGCAGGATGCCGCATCCGCCGACGTCATCGTGGTGGGGGCGGGCCTTGCCGGCCTGGTCGCCACCGCCGAACTCGTGGATGCCGGCAAACGGGTGCTGCTCGTCGACCAGGAACCTGCCGCCTCCCTGGGCGGGCAGGCCTGGTGGTCGTTCGGCGGGCTGTTCCTGGTGGACTCGCCCGAGCAACGCCGGATGGGGGTCAAGGACTCCCTCGAGCTTGCCCGGCAGGACTGGTTTGCCAGCGCCGGGTTCGACCGGACCGAAGACTACTGGCCCACCCGGTGGGCCGAGGCCTACCTGAACTTCGCGGCCGGAGAGAAGCGGGCCTGGCTGCGCGAACGCGGCGTCTCGTTCTTCCCCGTCGTCGGCTGGGCCGAACGCGGCGGCTACACGGCCCTGCAGCACGGCAACTCCGTGCCCCGGTTCCACATCGTCTGGGGCACCGGTCCGGCCATCCTCGAGCCGTTCATCACCCGGGTGCGTGACGGTGTGCGCGCAGGCCTGGTCACCGCGCTGCACCGGCACCAGGTCGACGAACTCCTGGTCGACGGCGTTGACGCGGGCGGCACCGGAACCGTCGTCGGTGTGCGCGGCAGCGTCCTCGCCCCCAGCACCGCGGCGCGCGGAGAAGCCAGCAACCGCGACGTGATCGGCGAATTCGAGCTGCGGGCGTCGGCGGTCATCGTCACGAGCGGCGGAATCGGCGGCAACCACGACCTGGTGCGAGCCCAGTGGCCGGCCCGGCTTGGCACTGCCCCCACCAACCTGCTCTCCGGGGTTCCGGCCCACGTCGACGGGCGGATGCTCGCGATCAGCGAGACCGCCGGCGCCCGGCTCATCAACGGCGACCGCATGTGGCACTACACGGAGGGCATCGTCAACTGGGACCCGGTCTGGGCCCGGCACGGCATCCGCATCCTGCCCGGCCCATCGTCACTGTGGCTCGACGCGACGGGAAAACGCCTACCCGCTCCCCTGTTCCCCGGTTTTGACACCCTGGGCACCCTCGAACACCTCATGACGACCGGGTACCAGCACAGCTGGTTCATCCTCACCCAGAAGATCATCGAGAAGGAATTCGCTCTCTCCGGCAGCGAGCAGAATCCGGACCTCACCGGCAAGGACCTCCGGCTGCTCGCCAAACGGGTCGCACCAGGCGCACCCGGGCCCGTCGAGGCGTTCAAGAGCAAGGGTGAGGACTTCGTCGTGGCCGACACCCTGCACGACCTGATCGCCGGCATGCAGAAACGCTCCCCCGAGGTGCGCATCGACGCGGCCCGGGTGGAACGCGAGGTGCTGGCCCGCGACCGGGCCCTCGACAACGACTTCGGCAAGGACGCCCAAATCAATGCGATCCGGCAGGCGCGGCACTACCGCGGCGACCGGCTCATCCGGGTGGCGAGCCCGCACAAGCTGCTCGACCGCTCGAACGGGCCGCTGATCGCCGTGAAACTGCATCTGCTCACCCGCAAGAGCCTCGGCGGCATCGAGACGGACCTTTCGGCCCGGGCGCTGTCGGCGGACGGACAACCCGTGCCCGGCCTCTATGCCGCGGGCGAGGCATCCGGCTTCGGCGGCGGCGGCGTGCACGGCTACCGTTCTCTCGAGGGGACCTTCCTCGGTGGCTGCCTCTTCTCCGGCCGCACGGCCGGCCGCGCGGTCGCGGCCGCCCTCTAG
- a CDS encoding acyl-CoA thioesterase, translated as MHAPLEGLLAALDLTDTGARTSEDIFTGPSQWMPQGRVFGGQVLAQSLVAAMRTVSDERHVHSMHGYFLRPGDVNHPITFSVDRIHDGRSFSTRRTQAYQNGVPILSMIASFQDDDEGLEHHLDMPADLPDPESLPTTADTLGHIDHDFARHWANERPFDMRHVPSSIYLTVDGEHTSKQMIWMKTFEPIPDDPDLHRAALAYVSDYSIMEPVMRRHGLAWATPGLKVASLDHAMWWHRFGRVDEWMLYVQDSPSAQGGRGLSTGSIYSREGLLLATVAQEGMVRVPKPRD; from the coding sequence ATGCACGCACCACTGGAGGGCCTTCTGGCCGCTCTCGACCTGACCGACACCGGCGCCCGTACCAGCGAGGACATCTTCACCGGTCCGTCCCAGTGGATGCCCCAGGGCCGGGTCTTCGGCGGGCAGGTGCTCGCGCAGTCCCTCGTGGCCGCCATGCGCACCGTCTCAGACGAGCGCCACGTGCACTCGATGCACGGCTATTTCCTGCGCCCGGGGGATGTCAACCACCCGATCACGTTCTCGGTCGACCGCATCCACGACGGCAGGTCGTTCTCCACCCGCCGCACCCAGGCGTACCAGAACGGCGTGCCGATCCTGTCGATGATCGCCTCGTTCCAGGACGACGACGAGGGCCTGGAACACCACCTCGACATGCCCGCGGATCTGCCCGACCCGGAATCGCTGCCCACCACCGCCGACACCCTCGGTCACATCGACCATGATTTCGCCCGGCACTGGGCCAACGAACGTCCATTCGACATGCGGCACGTGCCCTCCTCGATCTACCTGACGGTCGACGGCGAGCACACCAGCAAGCAGATGATTTGGATGAAGACCTTCGAGCCCATCCCCGACGATCCCGACCTGCACCGTGCCGCCCTGGCCTACGTGAGCGACTACTCGATCATGGAACCCGTGATGCGGCGCCACGGGCTGGCCTGGGCGACGCCCGGACTCAAGGTGGCCAGCCTCGACCATGCCATGTGGTGGCATCGCTTCGGCCGGGTCGACGAGTGGATGCTGTACGTGCAGGACTCCCCCTCCGCCCAGGGCGGCCGCGGCCTGTCCACCGGCAGCATCTACAGCCGTGAGGGACTGTTGCTCGCGACCGTCGCCCAGGAGGGCATGGTGCGGGTTCCCAAGCCCCGCGACTAA
- a CDS encoding ubiquinol-cytochrome c reductase iron-sulfur subunit produces the protein MSPAINLTRRTLLVAGGAGTALALAACAPDATSPTTGTPDAGTTTPTEVATLTDIPVGGAKAVMLNGSQIIVSQPAEGTVVAFSAICTHQGCIVAPEKKGLACPCHGSLFDTATGAVLTGPATDPLPEVKVTLDGDKVIAG, from the coding sequence ATGAGCCCGGCCATCAACCTCACCCGCCGCACCCTTCTCGTCGCGGGAGGAGCGGGGACAGCCCTCGCCCTCGCGGCCTGCGCCCCGGACGCCACGAGCCCGACCACGGGGACGCCGGACGCCGGCACCACCACACCCACCGAGGTCGCCACGCTCACGGACATACCGGTCGGCGGCGCAAAAGCAGTGATGCTTAACGGGTCGCAGATCATCGTCTCCCAGCCCGCCGAGGGCACCGTCGTGGCGTTCAGCGCCATCTGCACCCATCAGGGCTGCATCGTGGCGCCGGAGAAGAAGGGACTCGCGTGCCCCTGTCACGGCTCCCTCTTCGACACGGCCACCGGAGCGGTGCTCACAGGCCCAGCCACCGACCCGCTCCCCGAGGTCAAAGTCACCCTCGACGGCGACAAAGTCATAGCCGGCTAG
- a CDS encoding acyl-CoA thioesterase, with amino-acid sequence MRLHVPIRLRWSDLDAYAHVNNAEMLRLLEEARIEAFWSNDEPGTAVSASADALRASVPALTGTGQSTAVLDGRPGAATLTLIARLEIEYLAPIPYLRAPIDVQLWIGKLGGASLDVCYEVRGPVGQEPQRLYARATTTIVLVDAATERPRKINAVERAAWTPYLESPVDFTRK; translated from the coding sequence ATGCGGCTGCACGTTCCCATCCGACTGCGCTGGTCGGACCTCGACGCGTACGCCCACGTCAACAACGCCGAGATGCTGCGCCTCCTCGAGGAGGCGCGCATCGAGGCGTTCTGGTCGAACGACGAGCCTGGGACCGCCGTGAGCGCGTCAGCCGATGCGCTACGCGCATCCGTACCCGCCTTGACTGGCACCGGCCAGAGCACCGCGGTACTCGACGGACGCCCCGGCGCGGCGACGCTCACACTGATCGCGCGCCTGGAGATCGAGTACCTGGCCCCGATCCCGTACCTGCGTGCCCCGATCGACGTTCAGTTGTGGATCGGCAAGCTCGGCGGCGCGAGCCTGGACGTCTGTTACGAGGTGCGTGGCCCGGTCGGGCAGGAACCCCAGCGGCTCTACGCCCGCGCCACCACCACGATCGTTCTGGTGGATGCGGCAACGGAGCGTCCCCGCAAGATCAACGCGGTGGAGCGGGCCGCCTGGACCCCTTACCTCGAGTCCCCGGTCGACTTCACCCGCAAGTAG
- the ettA gene encoding energy-dependent translational throttle protein EttA, with protein MAEFIYSMVRARKAIGDKLILDDVTMSFFPGAKIGVVGPNGAGKSTILKIMAGLDTPSNGEARLSPGYSVGILMQEPELDESKTVLENVQEGVGPIKAKVDRFNEISAALAEPDADFDTLLEEMGTLQEEIDAADAWDLDSQLDQAMDALRTPPGDYSVADLSGGEKRRVALCKLLLQKPDLLLLDEPTNHLDAESVLWLEQHLAKYPGAVLAVTHDRYFLDHVAEWIAEIDRGHLYPYEGNYSTYLEKKQERLQVQGKKDAKLSKRLAEELEWVRSNAKGRQAKSKARLARYEEMVNEAERGRKLDFEDIQIPVGPRLGAQVIDAKKLKKGFGDRVLVEDLSFTLPRNGIVGVIGPNGVGKTTLFKTIVGLEPLDAGELKIGDTVDISYVDQSRGGIDPNKSLWEVVSDGQDYIQVGKTEVPSRAYVSTFGFKGPDQQKKAGVLSGGERNRLNLALTLKQGGNLLLLDEPTNDLDVETLGSLENALLEFPGCAVVITHDRWFLDRIATHILSYEGTAEDPGNWYWFEGNFESYEQNKIERLGPDAAKPHRSAYRKLTRD; from the coding sequence ATGGCTGAATTCATTTACTCGATGGTGCGCGCGCGCAAAGCCATTGGAGACAAGCTCATTCTCGACGACGTCACAATGTCGTTCTTCCCCGGAGCCAAGATCGGCGTGGTGGGCCCCAACGGTGCCGGTAAGTCCACGATCCTGAAGATCATGGCCGGGCTCGACACCCCCAGCAACGGTGAGGCCCGGCTCTCGCCCGGCTACTCCGTCGGCATCCTGATGCAGGAACCGGAGCTCGATGAGAGCAAGACGGTTCTGGAGAACGTGCAGGAGGGCGTGGGCCCGATCAAGGCGAAGGTCGACAGGTTCAACGAGATCAGCGCCGCCCTGGCCGAACCCGACGCGGACTTTGACACGCTCCTCGAAGAGATGGGCACTCTGCAGGAAGAGATCGACGCCGCCGACGCGTGGGACCTCGACTCCCAGCTCGACCAGGCGATGGACGCGCTGCGCACCCCGCCGGGCGACTACTCGGTGGCCGACCTCTCCGGTGGTGAAAAGCGTCGTGTGGCGCTCTGCAAGCTGCTGCTGCAGAAGCCCGACCTGCTGCTCCTGGACGAACCGACTAACCACCTCGACGCCGAGAGCGTGCTCTGGCTCGAGCAGCACCTCGCCAAGTACCCCGGCGCCGTGCTAGCCGTCACCCACGACCGGTACTTCCTCGACCACGTGGCCGAGTGGATCGCCGAGATCGACCGCGGACACCTGTACCCGTACGAGGGCAACTACTCGACCTACCTCGAGAAGAAGCAGGAGCGCCTGCAGGTGCAGGGCAAGAAGGACGCCAAGCTGTCCAAGCGCCTCGCCGAGGAACTCGAATGGGTGCGCTCCAACGCCAAGGGACGCCAGGCCAAGTCGAAGGCGCGTCTGGCCCGGTACGAGGAAATGGTCAACGAGGCCGAGCGCGGACGCAAGCTCGACTTCGAAGACATCCAGATCCCCGTGGGCCCGCGCCTGGGCGCCCAGGTCATCGATGCCAAGAAGCTCAAGAAGGGCTTCGGCGACCGCGTGCTGGTCGAGGACCTCTCGTTCACCCTGCCGCGCAACGGCATCGTCGGCGTGATCGGCCCGAACGGTGTCGGTAAGACGACCCTGTTCAAGACGATCGTGGGCCTCGAGCCGCTGGATGCCGGGGAGCTCAAGATCGGCGACACCGTCGACATCTCCTACGTCGACCAGAGCCGCGGTGGCATCGACCCGAACAAGTCGCTCTGGGAGGTCGTCTCCGACGGCCAGGACTACATCCAGGTCGGCAAGACCGAAGTGCCGTCCCGCGCCTACGTGTCGACCTTCGGATTCAAGGGCCCCGACCAGCAGAAGAAGGCCGGTGTGCTCTCCGGTGGTGAGCGCAACCGCCTGAACCTGGCGCTCACGCTCAAGCAGGGCGGCAACCTGCTGCTGCTCGACGAACCGACTAACGACCTGGACGTCGAAACGCTCGGCTCACTCGAGAACGCGCTTCTGGAGTTCCCCGGTTGTGCCGTGGTCATCACCCACGACCGGTGGTTCCTCGACCGCATCGCCACGCACATCCTCTCGTATGAGGGCACCGCGGAGGACCCGGGTAACTGGTACTGGTTCGAGGGCAACTTCGAGTCGTACGAGCAGAACAAGATCGAGCGGCTCGGCCCGGACGCGGCCAAGCCGCACCGGTCCGCGTACCGCAAGCTGACGCGCGACTAG
- a CDS encoding DUF6993 domain-containing protein: MARILDAHTGTRPLSVIGATNVLGSRLAGSRLAGSRLTGLRLAGVGLIGLALAGCSAAPGDPAGTPTQTAVETPDTSAAPAAPEDAAPALVADGTAADNLGYFDSVIAAMLATEPNPVGRSYIDALVAAGFDKSAMEVTSDTTTKGVPVDSIQFSVRITDACIVGQNGPSSGGYHSIVAPTLATGTCLVGATRQIDW, translated from the coding sequence GTGGCCCGCATTCTCGACGCACATACCGGAACCCGACCACTGAGCGTGATCGGGGCGACGAACGTCCTGGGATCGCGCCTGGCCGGATCGCGCCTGGCCGGATCACGCCTGACCGGATTGCGCCTGGCCGGGGTGGGCCTGATCGGGTTGGCCCTGGCCGGCTGCTCCGCCGCACCGGGCGATCCCGCCGGCACTCCCACCCAGACGGCGGTCGAGACCCCGGACACGTCGGCGGCACCGGCTGCACCCGAGGATGCCGCCCCGGCCCTCGTCGCCGACGGAACCGCCGCCGACAACCTCGGCTACTTCGACTCGGTCATCGCCGCCATGCTCGCGACGGAACCGAACCCCGTCGGGCGCAGCTACATCGACGCTCTGGTGGCCGCCGGATTCGACAAGTCGGCCATGGAAGTGACCAGCGACACCACCACCAAGGGCGTGCCGGTCGACTCCATCCAGTTCTCCGTGCGGATCACCGACGCGTGCATCGTCGGGCAGAACGGCCCATCCTCAGGCGGTTACCACAGCATCGTGGCGCCGACGCTCGCAACCGGAACGTGTCTCGTCGGAGCCACGCGCCAAATAGACTGGTAA